Proteins encoded in a region of the Falco rusticolus isolate bFalRus1 chromosome 10, bFalRus1.pri, whole genome shotgun sequence genome:
- the GDF5 gene encoding growth/differentiation factor 5, which translates to MKILHFLTLLLWHLTWLSLDLVPGALSNSEAGQSNPGSKLGFLKAEGKERNPSARAGTLRTASHGYSTGTSKARTKSSAGQAGALLPKNDESKKVLSRTAATEGKVGHLPSRPSGVRTVTPKVQNLSSKVALKKTGTSSTDTDSFKTKKTKEPVTPRETKETFRHPPITPHEYMLSLYRTLSDAERKGVNGSVKLEAGLANTITSFIDKGQDERAATIRKQKYIFDISALEKDGLLGAELRILRKKPSDTWKSHSSGKTSQVKLFSCSTNRQAATLLDSRTVSITDTPKWEVFDIWKLFRNFKNLVNLCFELETFDRGRAVDLRSVGFNRTGRQVNEKALFLVFGRTKKRDLFFNEIKARSGQDDKTVYEYLFNQRRKRRAPLATRQGKRPTKNLKARCSRKALHVNFKDMGWDDWIIAPLEYEAYHCEGLCEFPLRSHLEPTNHAVIQTLMNSMDPESTPPTCCVPTRLSPISILFIDSANNVVYKQYEDMVVESCGCR; encoded by the exons ATGAAAATCCTGCATTTTCTCACTTTACTGCTTTGGCATTTGACTTGGCTGTCTCTGGATCTAGTTCCTGGAGCGCTGAGTAATTCTGAAGCAGGCCAGAGTAATCCAGGATCTAAACtaggttttttaaaagcagaaggaaaagagaggaatcCCTCAGCACGGGCAGGTACACTGAGGACTGCAAGCCATGGATATAGTACTGGGACCTCAAAGGCTAGGACTAAAAGCAGTGCTGGTCAGGCTGGAGCTCTGCTGCCCAAGAACGATGAATCAAAGAAGGTTCTCTCAAGAACAGCAGCCACGGAGGGCAAGGTAGGACATCTCCCCAGCAGACCTTCTGGAGTAAGGACAGTGACTCCAAAGGTTCAAAATCTTAGCAGCAAGGtggctttgaaaaaaactgGCACAAGCAGTACTGACACTGattctttcaaaaccaaaaagactAAAGAGCCTGTAACCCCGAGGGAAACTAAGGAAACTTTCAGACATCCCCCTATAACGCCACATGAATACATGCTCTCTTTGTACAGGACTCTCtcagatgcagaaagaaaaggtgttaATGGAAGTGTAAAACTGGAGGCTGGGCTTGCCAATACAATAACCAGCTTTATAGACAAAGGACAAG ATGAGAGAGCGGCAActataagaaaacagaaatatatttttgacaTCAGTGCATTAGAAAAAGATGGtttgctgggagcagagcttcGAATATTGAGGAAAAAACCTTCTGATACGTGGAAGTCTCATTCTTCTGGAAAAACTTCCCAAGTGAAATTATTTAGTTGCTCTACAAACAGACAAGCAGCAACACTCCTGGACTCTCGTACTGTCAGTATCACAGATACACCAAAGTGGGAAGTGTTTGACATCTGGAAACTTTTCAGGAACTTTAAAAACTTGGTTAACTTGTGTTTTGAACTGGAAACTTTTGACAGGGGGAGAGCTGTTGATCTCAGGAGTGTGGGATTTAATAGAACAGGAAGACAGGTCAATGAAAAGGCTCTCTTCTTGGTATTTGggaggacaaaaaaaagagacttaTTCTTCAATGAAATCAAAGCTAGGTCTGGCCAAGATGACAAAACTGTTTATGAGTACTTATTCAATCAGAGGCGGAAGAGAAGAGCTCCTCTAGCAACACGGCAAGGGAAGAGGCCCACTAAGAATCTGAAGGCGAGGTGTAGCAGAAAAGCCCTCCATGTGAATTTTAAGGATATGGGCTGGGATGACTGGATAATAGCCCCTCTAGAGTATGAAGCATATCACTGCGAAGGGCTTTGTGAATTCCCCCTACGATCCCATCTGGAGCCCACCAATCACGCAGTTATCCAAACATTAATGAACTCAATGGACCCAGAATCGACACCCCCAACTTGCTGTGTCCCAACCAGGCTGAGTCCTATTAGCATTCTTTTCATTGACTCTGCAAACAACGTGGTCTACAAGCAGTATGAGGACATGGTGGTGGAGTCATGTGGTTGTAGGTAG